AGCCTTTTGAAAGTCACCTTTTGAATCTTTGACTATTTCTCTAACTAATTCTTTTGTTCTCATAGATATTCTGTTATCAGGAACTTGAAGGTATTTACTTAAATTAGCTATGTTTTTCTTGTTTTGAACTAATCCACGAGACACTAGAAGCCCATAGGGAAGTGGTTTTTGCACCTTGACAACATAACTTTCTCTGTCATAAACTCCATCTGGAAAAAATAAAATATTATCATTGCTTACATTTACTACATGATCATCCTTTGAATTTACTTCTACTGCCATATATGGACTAAAGACAGTTGTTGAGGCAAAGGAATGATTTGTGATAGTAATGTATAATTCGTCATAGTAGTTTTTTTGTTCATACTCAGAAAGCCCGCTAAAGTCCTGACCTAACTGATGGTTTCTTAGTGTACCTAATATTGACTGCCACTGGTTTCCTGTATAAGTATGCATTACATTTCCTCTAAGATAAACAGCTTCTTCTGCATATACAGTCATGATTTTTTTATCGCTTAAACTTACTGGTCCACCTAACTTTGAAGGGTTATTTTGGAAGCCAGTAATTGAAAAATCAAATAAGGATGCTTTACCAGATTCTCTACTAGAGCTATTGTTTGAACGTAGGTTTTCAATACCTGGATATATATTATAAACTGTCTGGCTTAGCCACGGCCAATTTACATTTTTGTTGCTTTTAGGCAGCAATAATGCTATAAAAACTATCAAAAGACTATAAGTAGATACTGTCTTTAGCCATAGTTTGATTGAACCTTCTGCAGCATAGTTAGCTGGGCTTTTAGTCTTAGCTCTATTTTTGTAATATTTATCTAGTCCCATATGAAAGAAAAAAATAACTAAGAATATGGATAGAACCCAATATGCTTTATCATAAAAATTATACCAATAGATAATGAATGTTCCTACATAAGGAGGAAGTAGCAGGAAAATATTTTTAAGTTTAAAAAATATAAATGCAGTGAAAAGTGATACAAATATAATTAGAATTCCCCAAAATATCAGCATATTATCTGGAGCTATATTTTCTTTACCTTGTATATTACCTATAATGTTATCAAATAAGAAGAAAATTCTTTCTCCAACAGTAACTAAAATTGGCGAAATGAAACGATGAACTAAAACAGCACCTAGAATAGTCATAGCTATAAGTGAATATAAGAACAATGGATTCAATAGGAAGAATTTGACCACTAGGCTTCCAATGAAGGCTAATATTATTTGCAAGAAAATATTTAGCTCTAATCCAATTCCTAATCCAAACATATATACAAGACAAAATACTAAAGAGGCATAAATAAGGTTATATATGTGTTTTTGAAATCTATCCATTGTAGACCTCCAACGCATCCTTAATATTAGTGGTATGATCTAATATATATATAGGTATACCTTCTTGATTAAACATTGCTTGAACTTCTTTGTCAATGTTTTTCATGTCATTTTCTGTATCAGTAGCAAGGATAAATAGTGGATTAAAATTTTTAGTCCTTAATTGAATACCTATTGAGCCCATACCTTTGCTAAGATTTGGAGTAATGAATATAACTGTTGAGCCTTTCTTAATCGTCTCAATTCTAGACAAGAGAAGGGACTTAAAGTCAAAAGCACCATTACCTTTAAATCTAGCTAAAACTTCAAGAAAGGCTTTATAGTCAGATTTTTGCTGACCTTGTACCATTATGTATTTGTAAGAATCTTGAGTTTCCAAACTAACATCAATGCCTTGACTTAGACAATAACTTACTATACTAAGGGCAGAATCTGCTATTTTATCTTCCAAAAGTCTATCTATATCATTAATAAAGTATTTTGATTCATTATCTAAAAATATAGTAGCATAAGTGTCTCCATAGCTTTCAAATTCTTTAATTATAGGAGTATCCTTTTTTGCAGATAGTTTCCAATGTATGGCTTTGACAGGATCTCCCGCCCTATATTCCCTTAAGGAGGCAACTCTACTTTTATCCTGAAAGACAGAATTCTGTATTAGAGCTTCTCCAGATTGGTGACTAGAAGTTATTCTAAATGTTGAAAGATTAATTACTTTTGGATAAACCAAAAGAGAGATATTGCTACTAATTTTCTTCCTAAAAGAATAAAATCCAAATACATCACGCACTATTACAGTTATCTCACCAAGTTCATAATAGCCTCTTCTTTTTAAAGTTATTGTTTCTTTATGAGTAAAGGTTTCATTTCTTTCTAAAGATAAAGCCACATTAGGAGAGCATATTCCTGTAAGTTGCCTTGAAATATCACTATGAATTTCTACATAAGGGATGGTAAAAAAGCTATGGTTTGTTACTTCGTACTCTATATTGATGTCTTCACCTGCAAATAATGATTCACTCGGTATCTTAACATAGCCCTTTAAATATTTAAGAACAATTAAACAATGAATAAGAGGCAAAATAAAGGTAAGTAGAAGTATATAGAATAAAAAATAGGGCATAGTGCCTCCTACAAAAAGTACAAAAGCAAAAACAGTTACCAAAATTAATATAGGAACAGTTTTCAACCTAATCATTTCATACTCACCGGCACATACATGCGACTTAGGACTTCTTTTAGAACTTCTTCAACACTCTTTCTTTCGATTTTAGCTTCAGGTGAAAGTATTATTCTATGTCCTAGTACAGAAGTTACCATGCTTTTTACATCATCTGGTATAACATAGTCTCGACCTGCTAAAAATGCTTTAGCTTTTGCAGCCTTTAATAAGTCAATAGAAGCTCTGGGACTAACTCCTAGTTGCAAATCTCTAAAATCACGCGTAGCATTAGATATACTTACAATGTAATCGATAATGTCATCATGGACTGTTAAGTTATCTACAATAGATTGCATATTTAATATATCTTCCTGTGAAGCAACAGGCTCTATAAGGTTAAGTTTTTTTATAGACTGATAGTTTTTAAGTATTTCTATTTCATAGGATTTATCAGGATAGCCAAGTGATAGACGCATTAAGAAACGGTCTAGCTGTGCCTCTGGTAAAGGAAAAGTACCCTGATACTCAAGTGGGTTTTGAGTAGCCAATACCATAAAAGGCTTTTCTAAAATATAATGTCCTTCTTCAGTAGATACCTCTCCCTCCTCCATAGCTTGTAAAAGACTAGACTGAGTTTTGG
This Proteiniborus sp. DW1 DNA region includes the following protein-coding sequences:
- a CDS encoding transglutaminase domain-containing protein, whose translation is MDRFQKHIYNLIYASLVFCLVYMFGLGIGLELNIFLQIILAFIGSLVVKFFLLNPLFLYSLIAMTILGAVLVHRFISPILVTVGERIFFLFDNIIGNIQGKENIAPDNMLIFWGILIIFVSLFTAFIFFKLKNIFLLLPPYVGTFIIYWYNFYDKAYWVLSIFLVIFFFHMGLDKYYKNRAKTKSPANYAAEGSIKLWLKTVSTYSLLIVFIALLLPKSNKNVNWPWLSQTVYNIYPGIENLRSNNSSSRESGKASLFDFSITGFQNNPSKLGGPVSLSDKKIMTVYAEEAVYLRGNVMHTYTGNQWQSILGTLRNHQLGQDFSGLSEYEQKNYYDELYITITNHSFASTTVFSPYMAVEVNSKDDHVVNVSNDNILFFPDGVYDRESYVVKVQKPLPYGLLVSRGLVQNKKNIANLSKYLQVPDNRISMRTKELVREIVKDSKGDFQKAVAIEKYLRNNYNYNLEVNQVPEGKEFIDHFLFDEKEGYCTYFATAMAIMLRLEGIPSRYIEGYLTQETDEPGEYEVRQKNAHAWVEAFIEPVGWMTFEPTPVYPIQPRLENYRPSEVRSEAVLDDQILPDRVPRDSARDIIIDDNFGFENEENGPLFDRSYEDEPIISRRIITDILLILLLLIIPVRFIIGFSKHICQEMRANKLSNNNKIIYLYKQITKLMELLGYPQEYGETHYEYANRIAYKFYIHNVKGIQEITDIFVRSKYSTSPASDEEVLDLKLYRKTLEKRLRSYWNPIIYYYRKYVKKGYRIN
- a CDS encoding DUF58 domain-containing protein — protein: MIRLKTVPILILVTVFAFVLFVGGTMPYFLFYILLLTFILPLIHCLIVLKYLKGYVKIPSESLFAGEDINIEYEVTNHSFFTIPYVEIHSDISRQLTGICSPNVALSLERNETFTHKETITLKRRGYYELGEITVIVRDVFGFYSFRKKISSNISLLVYPKVINLSTFRITSSHQSGEALIQNSVFQDKSRVASLREYRAGDPVKAIHWKLSAKKDTPIIKEFESYGDTYATIFLDNESKYFINDIDRLLEDKIADSALSIVSYCLSQGIDVSLETQDSYKYIMVQGQQKSDYKAFLEVLARFKGNGAFDFKSLLLSRIETIKKGSTVIFITPNLSKGMGSIGIQLRTKNFNPLFILATDTENDMKNIDKEVQAMFNQEGIPIYILDHTTNIKDALEVYNG
- a CDS encoding MoxR family ATPase, which translates into the protein MDNKKALDILENLKKVIIGKDDVLEKVLITILAKGHLLIEDVPGVGKTTLVKTLARSMNLSYKRVQFTPDLMPSDIIGVSIYDKDTGAFTFKKGAIFNQIFLADEINRTSPKTQSSLLQAMEEGEVSTEEGHYILEKPFMVLATQNPLEYQGTFPLPEAQLDRFLMRLSLGYPDKSYEIEILKNYQSIKKLNLIEPVASQEDILNMQSIVDNLTVHDDIIDYIVSISNATRDFRDLQLGVSPRASIDLLKAAKAKAFLAGRDYVIPDDVKSMVTSVLGHRIILSPEAKIERKSVEEVLKEVLSRMYVPVSMK